The following coding sequences are from one Nicotiana tomentosiformis chromosome 3, ASM39032v3, whole genome shotgun sequence window:
- the LOC138907834 gene encoding uncharacterized protein encodes MPPYEALYGRLCRSQVGWFEPGESRLLGIYLALDTLKKVKLIQDQFCTAQTRQKSYVEQKVRYVAYMVRERVLLRVSPMKGVMRFKNKVKLCPRYIGPFKILERVGEVAYKLALPPSLLAVHPVFHVSMLRKYFGDPSHVLDFSSVQLDKDLTYEEEPLAILSRQVQKLRSKSYPSVRVRWKC; translated from the coding sequence ATgcctccttatgaggccttatatgggaggctgTGTCGTTCTCAAgtcggttggtttgagccaggagaGTCTAGGTTGTTGGGCATTTATTTGGCTCTGGATACCTtaaagaaagtcaagttgattcaggatcagtTTTGTACAGCCCAgactaggcagaagagttacgttGAACAAAAAGTTCGGTATGTAGCTTATATGGTGAGAGAGAGGGTtttactcagagtttcacccatgaagggtgtgatgaggttcaagaATAAGGTCAAGTTGTGCCcgaggtatattggtccttttaagatccttgagagagttggtgaggtggcctacaaacttgcattgccacccagcttattgGCAGTTCACCctgtgttccatgtttccatgctacgAAAGTATtttggtgatccgtcccatgtattagattttagctcggtccaattggataaggatttgacgtATGAGGAGGAGCCATTGGCTATTCTATCCCGGCAGGTccagaagttgaggtctaagagttatccttctgtgAGGGTGCGGTGGAAATGTTAG